A stretch of the Drosophila sulfurigaster albostrigata strain 15112-1811.04 chromosome 2L, ASM2355843v2, whole genome shotgun sequence genome encodes the following:
- the LOC133850319 gene encoding uncharacterized protein LOC133850319 — protein MLDKLNDDCQLAIIKYLNLNDQIALYEATKSTSNRLNKNVAYAWKLQLSFILDWSDYEKFEVMPELLDVFLSNCSATVQELKLDHVNLGFLKRWENYTFPRMKTLEYTFDFSVVNRVASNKAIRTMAKLFPGLHSLKTDDDFHCVVLQKFTQIRKLDLSNSWHINTIDYDWSKEIAKCQLLEELTLDDRSIGSSNYDDIMALPKLHKLCILCASDVTLAKLFEKRAVDVHRIIFSFDHPNRLMTTLSKMRNVRHFNIMDIQNIFTIENLRDLIKIWKQLEQIDLISLHIWSGEAELWQTVASCPTLKILNILNTGMIEDFFEDERRIMEETLSKRSQTLTLNCYNAHYEGMILHYFKHPQLKVTFEAFNTYDLICKTFVEIHFQPLQSS, from the exons ATGTTGGACAAACTAAATGACGATTGTCAGTTGGCAATAATCAAGTACTTAAATCTAAATGACCAAATCGCACTATACGAAGCCACCAAAAGCACTTCAAATCGCTTAAACAAGAATGTAGCCTATGCCTGGAAACTTCAGCTCAGCTTTATACTTGATTGGAGTGACTATGAGAAGTTTGAAGTGATGCCTGAATTGTTGGACGTGTTCCTATCTAACTGCAGTGCAACAGTGCAGGAATTAAAACTGGACCACGTAAATTTGGGCTTTCTCAAACGCTGGGAAAATTACACATTTCCCCGCATGAAAACACTTGAGTACACATTTGATTTCAGCGTTGTCAATCGGGTTGCCAGCAATAAAGCAATTCGAACAATGGCAAAGCTCTTTCCTGGACTGCATAGTTTAAAGACTGATGATGATTTCCATTGCGTTGTTCTGCAGAAATTTACGCAGATACGTAAGCTGGACTTGAGCAATTCGTGGCACATTAATACGATTGACTACGATTGGTCCAAAGAGATTGCCAAATGTCAATTGCTTGAAGAGTTGACACTGGATGACCGTTCGATTGGGTCCAGCAATTATGATGACATCATGGCGTTGCCCAAGCTGCACAAACTTTGCATACTGTGTGCTTCTGATGTCACATTAGCCAAGCTTTTTGAAAAACGTGCCGTGGACGTACATAggattatatttagttttgatCACCCAAATAGACTAATGACTACGCTGAGTAAAATGCGCAACGTGCGCCACTTTAACATAATGGACATCCAGAATATTTTCACTATCGAAAACCTACGCGACTTGATTAAGATTTGGAAACAGCTGGAGCAAATTGACTTGATTAGCCTTCATATCTGGTCCGGGGAGGCAGAATTGTGGCAAACTGTTGCCAGTTGTCCAACGCTTAAGATTCTAAACATCTTAAACACGGGTATGATTGAGGATTTCTTTGAAGATGAACGCCGTATCATGGAAGAGACACTAAGCAAACGTTCTCAAACTTTAACATTGAATTGCTACAACGCACACTACGAGGGAATG ATCCTTCATTACTTTAAACATCCACAATTGAAGGTAACTTTTGAGGCTTTCAATACGTATGACCTCATCTGCAAAACATTCGTAGAAATTCATTTTCAGCCTTTGCAATCATCCTAA
- the LOC133841612 gene encoding uncharacterized protein LOC133841612 isoform X2, with translation MTPSKAFHIACTQFKESPEMLDIFLASISPKVQKLHLKFVMMDFLKRGQNFTFPSMKILEYSFNGGNLHYGGFEEAIEIMTKIFCPKEIAKYQRLEELTFIYDDILAMKLRQLANYNTNKRHDILVELLRNRSKDIRRITFKDSISQYNMCTLKKPTILGQLTLVEYCGINDENLLKLIANLKYLEQLDFIDYNMKISELLLWQIVLTCPSLKILTLSSVLMNFEYGYIYMEDALDNRSLPLTLHWDNTDANEELIRHHFNHPKLKHSFSQLKSDLFSCNMIQIYLRPSQS, from the exons ATGACTCCATCAAAGGCGTTTCATATTGCTTGCACTCAA TTTAAAGAGTCGCCGGAGATGTTGGATATTTTCTTAGCCAGCATCAGTCCAAAAGTGCAAAAGTTACATCTGAAGTTTGTCATGATGGATTTTCTCAAACGAGGGCAAAATTTCACATTTCCCAGCATGAAGATTTTGGAGTATTCATTTAATGGCGGAAATTTGCATTATGGTGGCTTTGAAGAAGCAATTGAGATAATGACAAAGATCTTTTGCCCCAAAGAGATCGCCAAGTATCAGCGACTGGAAGAGctgacatttatttatgatgaTATATTAGCAATGAAGTTGCGTCAGCTGGctaattataatacaaataaacgcCATGATATCTTAGTGGAGCTACTAAGGAACCGTAGCAAGGACATTCGGAGAATTACGTTTAAAGACAGCATCAGCCAATATAACATGTGCACATTGAAAAAACCGACCATCTTGGGCCAATTGACTTTGGTTGAATATTGTGGGATCAATGATGAAAATCTGCTAAAGCTGATTGCGAATTTGAAGTACTTAGAGCAACTGGATTTCATCGACTATAATATGAAGATTAGTGAGTTATTGCTGTGGCAAATTGTTCTAACTTGTCCATCACTAAAGATTCTGACTTTATCGAGCGTGCTGATGAATTTTGAATATGGCTATATTTACATGGAGGACGCACTGGACAATCGCTCTCTGCCCTTAACGCTGCATTGGGACAACACCGATGCAAATGAAGAGCTG atTCGGCATCACTTCAACCATCCAAAACTAAAGCACTCTTTTTCCCAGTTAAAATCGGATTTATTCAGTTGCAATAtgatacaaatttatttaaggcCTTCGCAGTCCTAG
- the LOC133841612 gene encoding uncharacterized protein LOC133841612 isoform X1, giving the protein MNFDVLNNDCWLAIIKYLDLTDQFLLYDSIKGVSYCLHSSMVYVWQHQISCKLTEVNFKQFKESPEMLDIFLASISPKVQKLHLKFVMMDFLKRGQNFTFPSMKILEYSFNGGNLHYGGFEEAIEIMTKIFCPKEIAKYQRLEELTFIYDDILAMKLRQLANYNTNKRHDILVELLRNRSKDIRRITFKDSISQYNMCTLKKPTILGQLTLVEYCGINDENLLKLIANLKYLEQLDFIDYNMKISELLLWQIVLTCPSLKILTLSSVLMNFEYGYIYMEDALDNRSLPLTLHWDNTDANEELIRHHFNHPKLKHSFSQLKSDLFSCNMIQIYLRPSQS; this is encoded by the exons ATGAATTTTGACGTACTCAACAATGATTGTTGGTTGGCGATAATCAAGTACTTGGATCTTACGGACCAATTTCTGCTATATGACTCCATCAAAGGCGTTTCATATTGCTTGCACTCAAGTATGGTCTATGTCTGGCAACATCAAATTTCCTGCAAACTAACTGAAGTAAACTTTAAACAGTTTAAAGAGTCGCCGGAGATGTTGGATATTTTCTTAGCCAGCATCAGTCCAAAAGTGCAAAAGTTACATCTGAAGTTTGTCATGATGGATTTTCTCAAACGAGGGCAAAATTTCACATTTCCCAGCATGAAGATTTTGGAGTATTCATTTAATGGCGGAAATTTGCATTATGGTGGCTTTGAAGAAGCAATTGAGATAATGACAAAGATCTTTTGCCCCAAAGAGATCGCCAAGTATCAGCGACTGGAAGAGctgacatttatttatgatgaTATATTAGCAATGAAGTTGCGTCAGCTGGctaattataatacaaataaacgcCATGATATCTTAGTGGAGCTACTAAGGAACCGTAGCAAGGACATTCGGAGAATTACGTTTAAAGACAGCATCAGCCAATATAACATGTGCACATTGAAAAAACCGACCATCTTGGGCCAATTGACTTTGGTTGAATATTGTGGGATCAATGATGAAAATCTGCTAAAGCTGATTGCGAATTTGAAGTACTTAGAGCAACTGGATTTCATCGACTATAATATGAAGATTAGTGAGTTATTGCTGTGGCAAATTGTTCTAACTTGTCCATCACTAAAGATTCTGACTTTATCGAGCGTGCTGATGAATTTTGAATATGGCTATATTTACATGGAGGACGCACTGGACAATCGCTCTCTGCCCTTAACGCTGCATTGGGACAACACCGATGCAAATGAAGAGCTG atTCGGCATCACTTCAACCATCCAAAACTAAAGCACTCTTTTTCCCAGTTAAAATCGGATTTATTCAGTTGCAATAtgatacaaatttatttaaggcCTTCGCAGTCCTAG